A single genomic interval of Salinarchaeum sp. IM2453 harbors:
- a CDS encoding NTP transferase domain-containing protein: MSSHSSPRVVHLAAGQGTRLRPLTDDRPKPLVELAGKSLLERNLDTLEAVGIDDHVIVTGYMAEEIDALGYETVHNDVYDSTEMVYSLFCAADQFPDDRDLVISYGDIVYDESVVESLLDCDASVCVVVDEAWEELWEARFDDPLSDAETLQCDATGQIESIGAEPTDRSDIEGQYIGLIKIRSDRISAFTDVYEELSDGGSTAVEMTHFLQHLIDHGWDIQAVPVSGGWIEVDTITDLEYYNENIGQSIISHLSWLDAV, from the coding sequence ATGTCATCACATTCATCGCCTCGGGTTGTGCATTTAGCAGCCGGACAGGGAACACGACTTCGCCCATTGACAGATGATCGTCCAAAACCGTTAGTTGAGTTAGCTGGTAAGTCGCTGTTAGAGCGAAATTTAGACACACTAGAAGCTGTGGGGATTGATGATCATGTGATTGTGACTGGGTACATGGCAGAGGAAATTGATGCGCTTGGGTATGAGACTGTCCATAACGATGTGTACGATTCGACTGAGATGGTATACAGTCTTTTTTGTGCGGCTGATCAGTTTCCGGATGACCGTGATTTAGTCATTTCATATGGAGACATTGTCTATGATGAGTCAGTTGTTGAGTCCCTTCTTGACTGTGATGCGTCGGTTTGTGTTGTCGTTGATGAGGCTTGGGAGGAGCTTTGGGAGGCGCGGTTTGATGATCCGCTTAGCGATGCTGAGACGTTACAGTGTGATGCAACTGGTCAGATTGAGTCAATTGGAGCCGAGCCAACCGATCGGTCGGATATTGAGGGTCAATATATCGGGCTGATCAAAATCCGCAGTGATCGGATCAGCGCGTTCACCGATGTGTATGAAGAGCTTTCAGATGGTGGATCGACGGCTGTTGAGATGACACACTTTCTTCAGCATCTTATTGATCACGGTTGGGATATACAAGCCGTCCCAGTTTCTGGTGGTTGGATTGAGGTTGACACAATAACAGATCTAGAATATTACAATGAGAATATAGGCCAGAGTATAATTTCTCATCTTTCGTGGCTCGACGCGGTATGA
- a CDS encoding CDP-glycerol glycerophosphotransferase family protein translates to MRNMAMDMLKRSKEIIRKEGLLVFAQKSLKYLAQKVNRYIIRYVGGVVPNRPDLVIFGAHRGESYRGNPQAVYEHILDNDYELTPIWITRSSQVYDRLKNENKPVVHMNSIRSLQTLFRANIGLFTHQTSDLSPTGRMGIPSSLNLIYCQHGNPIKGDPEANPDKRTHKKKRNEQVEYVLTTSEFQINQRLKTRPLSEDDFAITGYPRNDKIFSNPEIDFANNYSHIVMYAPTHRKTESLEMKFFPFEDFNPQKLFQKLEEHDILLLIRPHPDVTRGTHVGDEYESLRHFLNSLGGGAEVFTRKAVGRN, encoded by the coding sequence ATGCGCAACATGGCAATGGATATGCTCAAAAGGTCAAAGGAAATTATTCGCAAAGAGGGATTACTAGTATTTGCACAAAAAAGTTTGAAGTATTTGGCCCAAAAAGTTAACAGATATATAATACGTTATGTCGGTGGGGTAGTTCCAAATCGCCCCGACTTAGTTATTTTTGGAGCGCACAGGGGAGAAAGTTATCGCGGTAATCCTCAAGCAGTCTATGAACATATATTGGATAACGATTATGAATTAACTCCTATTTGGATAACCAGAAGCTCGCAGGTTTATGATAGACTGAAGAACGAAAACAAACCAGTGGTTCACATGAACTCGATCCGCAGCTTACAAACTCTTTTTCGAGCAAATATAGGTTTATTTACTCACCAAACAAGTGATCTTTCTCCCACAGGGAGGATGGGAATACCGTCGTCGCTTAATCTAATCTACTGTCAGCACGGGAATCCAATAAAAGGGGACCCCGAAGCGAACCCAGATAAAAGAACACACAAGAAAAAGCGGAATGAGCAGGTTGAATATGTTCTAACAACTTCAGAATTCCAAATCAACCAAAGATTGAAAACCCGACCTTTATCAGAGGATGATTTTGCTATAACCGGCTACCCGAGAAATGACAAAATATTTTCAAACCCTGAGATAGATTTCGCCAATAATTACTCTCATATTGTTATGTATGCTCCAACTCATAGAAAAACAGAAAGTTTAGAGATGAAGTTCTTTCCATTTGAGGATTTCAACCCACAGAAGCTTTTTCAAAAACTAGAAGAACACGATATTTTACTTCTTATACGCCCTCACCCGGATGTTACGAGGGGTACACATGTCGGTGATGAATATGAATCATTGAGACATTTCCTTAACAGCTTAGGCGGTGGTGCAGAAGTCTTCACAAGGAAAGCGGTAGGACGAAATTGA
- a CDS encoding transposase, producing the protein MSSSKSVLPSNDTVEQVFKALETETTALFEHLDLSFLKDLPVFAPDSRGRTRVHEPPELLKGVLHCFYNDIYGLRPMARELRNEDVWRQCGFERPPSRWTLSRFITDFALVAEDIFIKLVHELAEQVPFGKLFRIDGTDIPVDQRDDDASWNYDHSEDEYYYGYGCCVVTAANNIPVAAAFTPAKKVDQETAMRVTRDALAVEIPRWMVGDSEFDMLEWHDYLLAQAVVPVAPYNPRNTDDPLEIEYRVEDQIKRHSDTVRLWQKQLDKTYDQRSRVETAIGVCKDLGLGTSRVRGRVRVKAHVFLVLCLRLAVALANHHRGNDVASPNIML; encoded by the coding sequence GTGTCCAGCAGCAAGTCCGTCCTACCGAGTAACGATACGGTCGAACAGGTTTTCAAAGCACTGGAGACGGAGACGACAGCGCTGTTCGAACACCTTGATCTCTCCTTTCTCAAGGACCTTCCCGTGTTCGCCCCTGATTCGAGGGGGCGAACACGGGTCCACGAGCCCCCAGAGTTGCTGAAAGGTGTCCTTCACTGCTTCTACAACGACATCTACGGGCTCCGACCAATGGCGCGAGAACTCCGGAATGAAGATGTGTGGCGGCAATGTGGATTCGAGCGCCCACCGTCCCGGTGGACGCTCTCACGGTTTATCACTGATTTCGCTCTCGTCGCAGAAGACATCTTCATCAAATTGGTGCATGAGCTTGCCGAGCAGGTCCCGTTCGGCAAGCTCTTCCGCATCGATGGTACCGACATTCCCGTCGATCAGCGTGATGATGACGCTAGCTGGAACTATGACCACAGCGAAGACGAGTACTACTACGGTTACGGCTGTTGTGTCGTGACCGCGGCAAACAACATTCCGGTCGCAGCAGCGTTCACTCCAGCAAAGAAAGTCGATCAGGAGACGGCGATGCGCGTCACGCGTGACGCGCTCGCCGTCGAAATCCCTCGATGGATGGTCGGTGATTCAGAGTTCGATATGCTGGAGTGGCACGACTACCTGCTGGCGCAGGCGGTCGTACCGGTTGCACCGTACAATCCACGCAATACGGACGACCCGCTAGAGATTGAGTATCGCGTCGAAGACCAGATCAAACGGCACAGCGACACAGTTCGTCTCTGGCAGAAACAGCTCGATAAGACGTATGATCAACGCTCACGGGTGGAAACAGCGATTGGTGTCTGCAAGGATCTCGGCCTCGGGACCTCGCGGGTCCGAGGCCGAGTGAGGGTCAAAGCACACGTTTTTCTGGTTCTGTGTCTTCGGTTGGCCGTTGCGCTCGCTAATCACCATCGAGGAAACGATGTCGCCAGCCCCAACATCATGCTATGA
- a CDS encoding gamma-glutamyl-gamma-aminobutyrate hydrolase family protein (Members of this family of hydrolases with an active site Cys residue belong to MEROPS family C26.) → MTDEPLRIGVTQRVSVIEEYGERRDCLDQAWISLLQELGYTPVPLPNRIAPENVRSYLTRLSIDGVILTGGNDIVGHTDPETPAPARDAFEQAVLDVAVETGLSVVGVCRGLELLNVYFGGDLSAVSDHVDVSHEISFAETNGLSIPETITVNSYHNWGINQDDVAAELTVGGIAPDETVECLFHPSLPIWGIMWHPERHSPSARVDQQILRYVFESDE, encoded by the coding sequence ATGACAGATGAGCCACTTCGTATTGGTGTGACCCAGCGTGTGAGTGTTATCGAAGAGTATGGGGAGCGTCGTGACTGTCTGGATCAGGCATGGATTTCGTTACTCCAAGAGTTAGGGTATACTCCAGTTCCATTACCGAATCGGATTGCGCCAGAGAACGTTCGTTCATATCTGACTCGTCTATCAATTGACGGTGTGATTCTCACGGGTGGGAATGACATTGTGGGACATACAGACCCAGAGACACCAGCTCCGGCTCGCGACGCGTTTGAGCAGGCAGTGCTTGATGTTGCCGTTGAGACTGGACTTTCTGTTGTTGGGGTGTGTCGAGGGCTTGAATTGCTCAATGTGTATTTTGGTGGTGATCTGTCGGCTGTTTCTGATCATGTCGATGTTTCCCATGAGATATCGTTTGCTGAGACCAATGGCCTATCTATCCCCGAGACAATCACGGTGAACAGTTATCATAACTGGGGGATCAACCAGGACGATGTCGCCGCTGAGTTGACCGTTGGCGGGATCGCGCCTGATGAGACTGTTGAATGTTTGTTCCACCCGTCGCTTCCGATCTGGGGGATCATGTGGCATCCGGAACGTCATTCTCCATCAGCAAGGGTAGACCAACAGATTCTCAGGTATGTATTCGAGAGTGATGAGTAG
- a CDS encoding CDP-glycerol glycerophosphotransferase family protein, with protein sequence MSPAPTSCYENHSAPPPNSLENKSNNIKIASADKYEDVNELLAITDILVTDYSSIYKDFMLVDRPMIFIPYDYDEYKTEKGLLYDYFDTIPGPAVDSQKDFLNEVESAIKNDPYEDKRQERCEVIHKHRDNQSSDRVAELIESMVR encoded by the coding sequence ATGTCGCCAGCCCCAACATCATGCTATGAGAACCATTCTGCACCACCGCCTAACAGCTTAGAGAACAAATCTAATAATATAAAGATAGCCTCTGCGGATAAGTATGAAGATGTCAATGAATTATTAGCAATAACAGATATCTTGGTAACGGACTACTCGTCAATATATAAGGATTTTATGTTAGTTGACCGTCCAATGATTTTTATCCCGTATGATTATGACGAGTATAAAACAGAGAAAGGACTTCTGTATGATTACTTCGATACTATACCCGGACCTGCTGTTGATTCACAAAAAGATTTTTTAAACGAGGTCGAGTCAGCAATCAAAAATGATCCGTATGAAGATAAGCGTCAAGAGAGGTGTGAAGTAATCCATAAGCACAGAGACAATCAATCATCTGATAGAGTTGCAGAACTTATTGAATCTATGGTACGTTGA